In Curtobacterium sp. MCPF17_002, one genomic interval encodes:
- the recR gene encoding recombination mediator RecR, which translates to MYDGIVQDLIDEFGRLPGIGPKSAQRIAFHILQTESFDPSRLSELLSDVKERVRFCEICGNVTENVQCSICRDPRRSPAVICVVEEAKDVAAIERTREFRGLYHVLGGAISPIDGIGPDDLRIQQLMTRLADGTVDEVIIATDPNLEGEATATYLSRLLVPMGIRTTRLASGLPVGGDLEYADEVTLGRAFEGRRVVGG; encoded by the coding sequence ATGTACGACGGCATCGTGCAGGACCTCATCGACGAGTTCGGTCGCCTCCCCGGCATCGGACCGAAGTCGGCGCAGCGCATCGCGTTCCACATCCTCCAGACCGAGTCGTTCGATCCGAGCCGGTTGTCCGAGCTGTTGTCGGACGTCAAGGAGCGGGTCCGCTTCTGCGAGATCTGCGGCAACGTCACCGAGAACGTCCAGTGCAGCATCTGCCGTGACCCCCGCCGGTCGCCGGCGGTGATCTGCGTGGTGGAAGAGGCCAAGGACGTCGCGGCGATCGAGCGCACGCGGGAGTTCCGCGGGCTGTACCACGTGCTCGGCGGCGCGATCAGTCCGATCGACGGCATCGGCCCGGACGACCTCCGCATCCAGCAGCTCATGACGCGGCTGGCCGACGGCACCGTGGACGAGGTCATCATCGCGACCGACCCCAACCTCGAGGGCGAGGCGACGGCGACGTACCTCAGCCGGTTGCTCGTCCCGATGGGCATCCGCACCACCCGCCTGGCCTCCGGACTGCCGGTCGGCGGTGACCTGGAGTACGCCGACGAGGTCACCCTCGGGCGTGCGTTCGAGGGCCGCCGCGTCGTCGGAGGCTGA
- a CDS encoding aspartate kinase produces the protein MALIVQKFGGSSVADAESIKRVAKRIVQTKKAGNDVVVAVSAMGDTTDELVDLAHSVTPIPAGRELDMLLTAGERISMALLAMAIKSLGVEASSYTGSQAGMLTDAQHGKARIVDVTPKRVREALDAGHVAIVAGFQGFNRTTGEITTLGRGGSDTTAVALAAALDADICEIYTDVDGIFTADPRVVPKAQKVDRITSEEMLELAASGAKVLYIRAVEYARRHGVTLHVRSSFSNAEGTIVYNPAEGETVEEPIITGIAGDLSEGKITVVGVPDTPGKAAEIFTIVARAGANIDMIVQNVSEAVTGRTDISFTLPKDQGQGVLTALEVAKADIGYEGIQYDDQIGKLALVGAGMRTNAGVSAALFRALHEASINIEMISTSEIRISVVTRADTLNEAMRVVHKAFGLDADSEAVVYAGTGR, from the coding sequence GTGGCCCTGATCGTGCAGAAGTTCGGTGGATCGTCCGTCGCGGACGCCGAGAGCATCAAGCGCGTGGCGAAGCGGATCGTCCAGACGAAGAAGGCCGGCAACGACGTCGTCGTGGCCGTGTCGGCGATGGGTGACACCACCGACGAACTCGTCGACCTCGCACACTCCGTGACGCCGATCCCGGCCGGCCGCGAGCTCGACATGCTGCTCACGGCGGGGGAGCGCATCTCGATGGCGCTGCTGGCGATGGCGATCAAGAGCCTCGGGGTCGAAGCGTCGTCCTACACCGGCAGCCAGGCGGGCATGCTCACCGACGCCCAGCACGGCAAGGCCCGCATCGTCGACGTCACGCCGAAGCGCGTGCGCGAAGCCCTCGACGCCGGGCACGTCGCGATCGTCGCCGGCTTCCAGGGCTTCAACCGCACCACGGGCGAGATCACGACGCTCGGCCGCGGCGGATCCGACACGACGGCGGTCGCGCTCGCGGCCGCGCTCGACGCCGACATCTGCGAGATCTACACCGACGTCGACGGCATCTTCACCGCGGACCCGCGTGTGGTGCCGAAGGCCCAGAAGGTCGACCGCATCACCAGCGAGGAGATGCTGGAACTCGCAGCCTCCGGTGCGAAGGTGCTCTACATCCGTGCCGTCGAGTACGCCCGTCGGCACGGCGTCACCCTGCACGTCCGCTCGTCGTTCAGCAACGCCGAGGGAACCATCGTCTACAACCCTGCAGAGGGGGAAACCGTGGAAGAACCGATCATCACCGGCATCGCCGGAGACCTCTCCGAGGGCAAGATCACCGTCGTCGGCGTGCCCGACACCCCCGGCAAGGCAGCGGAGATCTTCACGATCGTCGCCCGCGCCGGCGCGAACATCGACATGATCGTGCAGAACGTGTCCGAGGCCGTCACCGGTCGCACGGACATCTCCTTCACGCTGCCGAAGGACCAGGGTCAGGGTGTCCTCACGGCGCTCGAGGTGGCCAAGGCCGACATCGGGTACGAGGGCATCCAGTACGACGACCAGATCGGCAAGCTCGCCCTGGTCGGCGCCGGCATGCGGACCAACGCGGGCGTCTCCGCGGCGCTCTTCCGCGCCCTGCACGAGGCGTCGATCAACATCGAGATGATCTCCACGTCGGAGATCCGCATCTCGGTCGTCACCCGCGCCGACACCCTCAACGAGGCGATGCGCGTCGTGCACAAGGCGTTCGGCCTCGACGCCGACTCGGAAGCCGTCGTCTACGCCGGCACCGGCCGCTGA
- a CDS encoding DNA polymerase III subunit gamma and tau, which translates to MVTALYRRYRPENFAELIGQSQVTDPLRTALRTNRVNHAYLFSGPRGCGKTTSARILARCLNCAEGPTDTPCGVCPSCVELARGGSGSLDVIEIDAASHNGVDDARDLRDRAVFAPARDRYKIFILDEAHMVTPQGFNALLKLVEEPPEHVKFIFATTEPEKVIGTIRSRTHHYPFRLVPPAAMLEYVEQLCTQESVTVAPGVLPLVVRAGGGSVRDTLSLLDQLMAGSEDGAIAYERAVALLGYTDSALLDDVVDALAVADPASAFAAIDRVVQTGQDPRRFVEDLLERLRDLIVVAATNESAAAVLRGISPDELDTMTRQAGVFGATGLSRAADIANRALTDMTGATSPRLHLELMTARMLVPEADDTQRGALARVERLERRVGVGDAGGHQAGPETMPASSAPASRPPVAATAPVAAPAPVAAPAPAAVAPERPVAAQPVPSTPAARELEGTPTADAGDAARDAAASWAAVVPSAPEAPSDHPSTAAPATPSGTANTSSTGQGTAAGDEPAVRPIGAVGFQQLRDSWPQIVEHVQRAKRSAWSVVVTAQVTALREDVLTLTFPSQQDVASFKEMSDPATSVSELLRSAIVDVLGLRVKFVARGPGGPGQQRPAQPQAPQSQSQSQSQSQSPSAGTPAPAAPVAPAPQAAPQQAAPQQPAPEQVVPQQSAPTQSAPQQSAPQQPAQASPAPAAKPTPEPSGAPVTEWAVATIPATDPTAGAAPADGERSWSAPFGTTDTGEPVAPAATVSDPAADAALAAQLRPASSLSAAAPVAPATAAPAAAPTDGAEASGAGASGAGAGAAEPQPASTTGAVPPGRPVSTATPVDDVPVDDYPLDDDPYGDGDPYPDAAGGPAAAPVRPVTAPATRSAPPQGPSAQGVAPQAAAPQVAQRTAPQRQAAPQVRRTPVAGRYGEAVVREILNAQFIEETSLHEEGA; encoded by the coding sequence GTGGTCACCGCTCTGTATCGCCGTTACCGGCCCGAGAACTTCGCCGAGCTGATCGGACAGTCGCAGGTCACCGATCCGCTCCGGACGGCGCTGCGCACGAACCGGGTGAACCACGCGTACCTGTTCAGCGGTCCGCGCGGCTGCGGCAAGACGACGTCCGCCCGCATCCTCGCGCGCTGCCTGAACTGTGCCGAGGGCCCCACCGACACCCCCTGCGGCGTGTGCCCGAGCTGCGTCGAGCTCGCCCGCGGCGGCAGCGGCTCGCTCGACGTGATCGAGATCGACGCAGCCAGTCACAACGGTGTCGACGACGCCCGTGACCTCCGTGACCGCGCGGTGTTCGCGCCGGCCCGCGACCGCTACAAGATCTTCATCCTCGACGAGGCGCACATGGTGACGCCGCAGGGCTTCAACGCCCTCCTCAAGCTGGTCGAGGAACCGCCGGAGCACGTCAAGTTCATCTTCGCGACGACCGAGCCCGAGAAGGTCATCGGCACCATCCGGTCGCGCACCCACCACTACCCGTTCCGCCTCGTCCCGCCCGCCGCGATGCTCGAGTACGTCGAGCAGCTCTGCACACAGGAGTCCGTGACGGTCGCGCCGGGTGTCCTCCCGCTGGTCGTCCGCGCCGGCGGCGGCTCGGTCCGCGACACCCTGTCCCTGCTCGACCAGCTCATGGCCGGCAGCGAGGACGGCGCCATCGCCTACGAGCGTGCGGTCGCACTCCTCGGGTACACCGACTCCGCGCTCCTCGACGACGTCGTGGACGCGCTCGCCGTGGCCGACCCGGCGTCGGCCTTCGCGGCGATCGACCGCGTCGTGCAGACCGGGCAGGACCCGCGTCGCTTCGTCGAGGACCTCCTCGAACGACTCCGTGACCTCATCGTCGTCGCTGCCACGAACGAGAGCGCCGCGGCCGTGCTGCGCGGCATCTCGCCGGACGAGCTCGACACGATGACCCGTCAGGCCGGCGTCTTCGGAGCGACCGGGCTCTCACGTGCGGCCGACATCGCGAACCGGGCCCTCACCGACATGACCGGTGCGACCTCGCCCAGGCTCCACCTCGAGCTGATGACCGCGCGGATGCTCGTGCCCGAGGCCGACGACACCCAGCGCGGTGCGCTCGCCCGGGTCGAGCGGCTCGAGCGTCGTGTCGGCGTCGGGGACGCCGGCGGACACCAGGCCGGCCCGGAGACCATGCCGGCATCGTCGGCCCCCGCGTCGCGCCCGCCGGTCGCAGCGACCGCGCCGGTCGCAGCACCTGCGCCCGTCGCAGCACCGGCTCCCGCAGCTGTCGCACCCGAGCGTCCGGTGGCGGCGCAGCCCGTGCCGTCGACACCGGCCGCCCGTGAGCTCGAAGGCACCCCGACGGCAGACGCCGGCGACGCCGCGCGCGACGCCGCAGCGTCCTGGGCCGCCGTCGTGCCGAGCGCACCGGAGGCACCGTCGGACCACCCCTCGACCGCCGCACCCGCGACGCCGTCCGGCACGGCCAACACGTCCTCCACCGGACAGGGCACGGCTGCCGGTGACGAGCCCGCCGTGCGGCCGATCGGTGCCGTCGGCTTCCAGCAGCTCCGCGACTCGTGGCCGCAGATCGTCGAGCACGTGCAGCGCGCGAAGCGTTCGGCGTGGTCGGTCGTCGTCACCGCGCAGGTCACCGCCCTACGTGAGGACGTCCTCACCCTCACGTTCCCGAGCCAGCAGGACGTCGCCTCGTTCAAGGAGATGTCCGACCCGGCGACGAGCGTCAGCGAGCTCCTGCGGTCGGCGATCGTCGACGTGCTCGGACTCCGCGTGAAGTTCGTGGCGCGTGGGCCCGGCGGACCGGGACAGCAGCGTCCCGCGCAGCCCCAGGCGCCCCAGTCGCAGTCGCAGTCGCAGTCGCAGTCGCAGTCTCCCTCGGCGGGGACTCCGGCTCCCGCAGCGCCGGTCGCTCCCGCTCCGCAGGCCGCTCCCCAGCAGGCCGCTCCCCAGCAGCCCGCGCCGGAGCAGGTCGTGCCGCAGCAGTCCGCTCCGACGCAGTCGGCGCCGCAGCAGTCCGCCCCGCAGCAGCCTGCGCAGGCCTCACCCGCGCCGGCCGCGAAGCCCACGCCTGAGCCGTCCGGTGCCCCGGTGACCGAGTGGGCCGTCGCCACCATCCCCGCGACGGACCCGACGGCGGGTGCGGCGCCCGCGGACGGCGAGCGCTCCTGGTCGGCGCCGTTCGGCACGACGGACACCGGCGAGCCGGTCGCCCCCGCGGCGACCGTCTCCGACCCGGCGGCGGACGCCGCCCTCGCGGCGCAGCTCCGCCCGGCCTCGTCGCTGAGCGCAGCCGCACCGGTCGCCCCCGCGACGGCCGCTCCGGCCGCTGCTCCGACGGACGGTGCCGAAGCCAGCGGTGCCGGAGCCAGCGGTGCCGGAGCCGGTGCAGCGGAACCGCAGCCGGCGTCGACGACGGGAGCCGTGCCTCCAGGCCGTCCGGTGTCCACCGCGACGCCCGTCGACGACGTGCCGGTCGACGACTACCCGCTCGACGACGACCCGTACGGTGACGGCGACCCCTACCCGGACGCCGCCGGCGGCCCCGCCGCCGCACCGGTGCGACCGGTGACGGCTCCCGCGACGCGCAGTGCACCGCCACAGGGCCCGTCGGCGCAGGGCGTGGCACCGCAGGCCGCAGCGCCGCAGGTCGCGCAGCGGACGGCACCGCAGCGGCAGGCCGCACCCCAGGTCCGTCGGACCCCGGTGGCAGGTCGGTACGGCGAGGCCGTCGTCCGTGAGATCCTGAACGCTCAGTTCATCGAGGAGACCTCCCTCCACGAGGAAGGCGCCTGA